In Castanea sativa cultivar Marrone di Chiusa Pesio chromosome 6, ASM4071231v1, a single window of DNA contains:
- the LOC142638367 gene encoding putative 2' cyclic ADP-D-ribose synthase BdTIR, with amino-acid sequence MFREIMHRSPALKFQSRLFSNRSKTQLAKRVIKPTCDVFLNHRGIDTKRTIATLLYDYLSRFNLRPFLDNKTMKPGDKLFEKIDGAIHGCKVGVAMFSPNYCQSYFCLHELALFMETKKKVIPIFCDIKPSQLRVPRNVICDKKDLRRFNWALDEAKNTVGLTFDSSKGNLSEVVTSATEIVIKSLIELDKEESLMYTNFGSPNKTPVPMVPTKSIMKEY; translated from the exons ATGTTTAGAGAAATCATGCATCGTTCACCAGCCTTGAAATTCCAAAGCCGATTATTCTCCAACAGAAGCAAAACCCAATTGGCCAAACGTGTGATTAAACCCACATGTGATGTTTTCCTTAACCATAGAGGGATTGACACAAAGCGAACAATAGCCACTTTGCTCTATGATTATCTTTCCAGGTTTAACCTACGTCCTTTCTTGGACAACAAAACTATGAAGCCAGGAGacaaactatttgaaaagattgatggtgcaataCATGGCTGCAAGGTAGGCGTAGCAATGTTTTCGCCTAATTACTGTCAATCGTATTTTTGTCTTCATGAACTGGCTCTATTCATGGAGACCAAGAAGAAGGTCATACCTATATTTTGTGACATTAAGCCTTCTCAACTACGTGTTCCAAGAAATGTAATATGTGACAAGAAGGATCTTCGGAGGTTTAACTGGGCTCTTGATGAGGCTAAGAACACCGTGGGGCTTACCTTTGACTCCTCCAAGGG GAATTTGTCAGAAGTTGTAACAAGTGCTACAGAAATAGTGATCAAGAGCTTGATAGAGCTTGACAAAGAAGAAAGTTTGATGTATACCAATTTCGGCTCTCCTAATAAAACACCAGTACCGATGGTGCCAACCAAATCAATAATGAAGGAATATTGA